The following nucleotide sequence is from Halococcus saccharolyticus DSM 5350.
CTCAATGCACTCAAGGAACAGGACGAAGTCCGGACCAAGAAAGTCGCTGCACGTGGACGCGTATGGTGGGTCAAAGGGAGTGACGGTGGATGAGCAGTGACACGCAGCCTGCAATGGCCTATCCGACGACCGACCAATACGACCGCTGGAAACGGCGAGCCGACGAGTTCGACATGAGCGTGAGTGAGTTCATACAATCGATGGTAGAAGCCGGGCTCAAGAAGTTCGACGCGAGCGTGGAGCCGGACGAGACTAACCGTGAGCTCCGCGAGCAGCGCAATGAGATGAAAGACGAACTCGACCGGACCCGCGACCGTGTGGCCGACCTCGAAGAACAGCTACACGGTGACGAGCGGGCGGCCGTCCGCGAGTACGTCGAGAACAACCCCGGCGCGGAGTTCGGTGAGATAGTTCAACATATCGTCGATACCGTCCCTGAGCGGGTCAACCGTCACCTTGACGACCTCGAAAGCGACGCGCTCCGTGCCGAGAACGGCGAATACTATCCCACAGACGGCGACGGCGGTGGTCGGGGAGGTGGCCGGTAATGCCGGCGACCGCGCAATCAAAATCGACGGACCCGCGCGACCGGATGGGGGTGTTCAAGCGTCTCGACGACGTGCCGACTCGTCGGCGACTCCACCAACACGCGGCCGCCTACGAGGGGCGGGACGTGTGGGCGGAGTTCATCAACGCGAACGGCGACCGATACAAGACCGAAGATACGCGGCAGCGGGTCGAACGCGCAGGCGAAGTGTGGAAAGACCACATGGACGGACGAGGACGACACTATGCGCTCGCCACGCCGGCGGACGTGGAAGCGTGGGCGTCGTGGATGGTTGACGAATACACGGTAGGATACGCCTACAATGGGTATTGGGTCCGCGTAGATGCATTCTACGAGTGGCTACGCTGGCATACCGACCACCCGCACGTCTATCAGCCGGTGCGCATGGCGGCCGCCGACCCAGATGCACCGGCCAGCCGTGCGATTTGGGACGAAAAAGTAGGTCGACGGAGGGACCGAGAATGAGCGAAACGCCCGACACGACGGCAGATACCGACGCACAACGGGCGGCACTCGGGGCGGCGTTCGGACGGTCAGCCGACCCGCTCGCCGAGTTCGCATCTACATTCGAACAGGCGAACGTTGACCCCTTTGAGCTGTTCGACGCCGACATACTCGGCGCGCGAAATCTCGCCGTAGGGTCGCGGAACAAGTATCTGACAGCGTTCCGCCACTGGCGCGAGCACATGGCCCGGGAGGGGCGTCACCCGGCGTGCCCGAACGAACAGCACGTCAAGGCGTTCATCCACCGCGAGCGTACCGAGCGGGGAAACAACGACGAGACGACGAAAATGAAGTTGCAGAAATTGAACGCCGCCTACGAATACTGGGCGGAGGACCCCCAGTTCCCGCACCCACACGATTACAACCCGTTCAAGCTCGCGCGGTCGAAAGTGGCATTTGACGGGCCGGATCGGAAGGAACCGCCGCGCCTCCCGATTGATGACCTCCGTGACGTGGTGGGCGACGTGGCACACCTCCGCGACCGCGCGGTAATCGTCACGCAGCTAAAGCTCGGGCTTCGAGCCGGTGAGCTTCGGAACATCAAGCTGCCGGAGGTGAGCGTCGAGAACGAGGCAGTCCGCAAGCACTATCCCGACCTCGGGACTCACCCGATGCTCGACGGGCGCAAAAACACGGTCTACATCCCACACAACCGCGAGGGGAACAAATCGAAGCGCCCGCGTGTGCTCCCGCTCGATGACGAGACGCGGCGTGCGCTATTCTACTACCTGCTCGCCCGTCCTGACAACGGTGAGCCGTGGATGTTCCTCGCGCCGGAGCAGCACACGCAAATGAAGCGGAAGACCGTCAATGCGTTGTGGAAAAAGGCGTTTCATCCGGAATACGATGAAACGGAGCACCACCGCGCCGTTACGTCACACTTCGGTCGTCATCGGTTCACCACCTTTTGGCGGGTTGAGCAGGACGTGAACATCGACCTAATCCACTACATGCGGGGGGACGTGGTAGGTGGCTCACCGATGGACGACGACCGCGGAGCGATGAACTACTACATCCACACGTACTACGAGGACATCGAACAGCTATACCGTGAACGCATGTTTACGCTCAATTTCTGATTCAGAGGGAAGCCGAGGCTTTTTACGCGATAACGGGGCCACCGCTTCCCATGCGCGAAAGCACCGAAGACGAGCGTTTGGCCGACATAGCGCTCATGATTGAGGCACTGGCGGAGTACGCCAGCCCGGAGGTGGAGACTCCACGTGACCGGCGGGCGTAGAAGTTGATAGATGAACTCGCCGCCGAGACGGGTCTACCGCCCGTCGAAGTGATGCGGTATATGCCGACGTATTAGCGGGTTCTCGTTTTCTCGTGGCTCCGCATTAACAACCAATAGTGCGTCGGATATGGGGTTTCGACGTAACCATAGGCGAGTTTAACTAAATATTCATACGTTGGACACGATGTTATCATTCAGGCTGAGAAATCTATCTACAAAACCAGTGTTTTGTATGGCTAGATGATAAAAAGCTAGTATGTCTTCATCAGAATTTCGAGTGTATAATATATCATATGGTGGATTGTCAATTTCTTCCAAGTTTCGCATGTCGAATTCGTGAGTATTGACACCGGCCCGCAGATTGTTCCAGAACATATCACCCTTGTCAACACTCACAGTGATGAAACCTGCAACATCTCCTCCCGATGAGAGTGTTGTTCGAGCACCACCCTCCTCCGAATCCTTGGCTAACTCTGCTAAATTCGATGTGTGAGAGGAATGTATGTCTGCATTCTCAATGAAGTAAAATTTAGTTCTACCAACCACATTTATTTCGAGAAACTTCCAGATGTCATCCTGTCTTGTGACTGATTCGCTTTGGATTTCTGCTTCGATTACATTTCCCGGATGTAGCTCATCAACTTTCGTCTGTAGCGAACCACTATATCTGCTGTTTTCTTTGTTGACATAAACTGGAAGGCCATTACCAGCAATGTCACTCACCATTACGTCTGCTTCATCAATTTCCATAACACGGAACCGACTCTCTATTATCTGAGACATTGTTCGCCAAGTACTAGTACTACCACAATTTA
It contains:
- a CDS encoding tyrosine-type recombinase/integrase, which gives rise to MSETPDTTADTDAQRAALGAAFGRSADPLAEFASTFEQANVDPFELFDADILGARNLAVGSRNKYLTAFRHWREHMAREGRHPACPNEQHVKAFIHRERTERGNNDETTKMKLQKLNAAYEYWAEDPQFPHPHDYNPFKLARSKVAFDGPDRKEPPRLPIDDLRDVVGDVAHLRDRAVIVTQLKLGLRAGELRNIKLPEVSVENEAVRKHYPDLGTHPMLDGRKNTVYIPHNREGNKSKRPRVLPLDDETRRALFYYLLARPDNGEPWMFLAPEQHTQMKRKTVNALWKKAFHPEYDETEHHRAVTSHFGRHRFTTFWRVEQDVNIDLIHYMRGDVVGGSPMDDDRGAMNYYIHTYYEDIEQLYRERMFTLNF